In Caretta caretta isolate rCarCar2 chromosome 20, rCarCar1.hap1, whole genome shotgun sequence, a single window of DNA contains:
- the LOC142069703 gene encoding maestro heat-like repeat-containing protein family member 2B, giving the protein MQLKKAVIKALGPMMGILLHKKEPQNPIFKEISWLLEQYKEEIDVFHVTKSLSQLLEVSGEYKIPLPKAKFQAICRALHNQICSPAKQLSIENHKELFHCVLLLGKGKTL; this is encoded by the exons atgcagctcaagaaggccgtcatcaaagcccttggtcccatgatgggcatcctgctacacaaaaaggagccgcaaaatccaatatttaaagagatctcatggctccttgagcaatataaggaggaaattgatgtttttcacgtcaccaag agtctgagccagctcttggaggtctctggtgaatataagatccctctacctaaagcgaagtttcaagccatctgcagagctctgcacaaccag atctgttctccagctaagcagctcagcattgaaaaccacaaagagctgttccattgtgtacttctgctaggtaaggggaagacaCTCTGA